A single genomic interval of Peromyscus leucopus breed LL Stock chromosome 7, UCI_PerLeu_2.1, whole genome shotgun sequence harbors:
- the Ankrd34c gene encoding LOW QUALITY PROTEIN: ankyrin repeat domain-containing protein 34C (The sequence of the model RefSeq protein was modified relative to this genomic sequence to represent the inferred CDS: inserted 1 base in 1 codon) — protein MMDDDTELRTDGNSLLKAVWLGRLRLTRLLLEGGAYINESNDKGETALMVACITKHVDQQSISKSKMVKYLLDNRADPNIQDKSGKTALIHACIRRAGGEVVSLLLENGADPSLEDRTGASALVYAINADDKDALKHLLDACKAKGKEVIIITTDKSSSGTKTTKQYLNVPPSPKVEDRQSPPLCASPSDIELKAPGLGSSPSEKDDDFFILQTGHQNGCSSSKILNESGSPTRKVPSLKRARLPQLKRLQSEPWGLIAPSVLAASTRQDETHXTSTDNEVIRSISDMPFPRRGSLSRTNSIDSKDSTLFPTVQEQVLKIPASAPATWKAAYEKVQAPHPRLARRGTLPVDQEKGGMCPPGPSALKDSASLKLLENDLYDLDVSTGADPPNSMSLESGKGHLDRKKLNSSHLSLFHGSRECLDTVPSTSPSSVRRRPPHLLERRGSGTLLLDRIAHTRPGFLPPLNVSSNPPIPDIRASSKPPSPLAGGLKSMLPVAPNSPKRVDLRSKKKLLRRHSMQIEQMKQLSDFEEIMT, from the exons ATGATGGATGACGACACTGAGTTGAGGACTGATGGAAACTCCCTCTTAAAGGCTGTATGGTTAGGGAGGCTCCGGCTGACCAGACTCCTCTTGGAAGGGGGAGCTTATATCAATGAGAGCAACGACAAAGGTGAAACAGCTCTCATGGTGGCATGCATTACCAAGCATGTGGACCAGCAAAGCATTAGCAAGTCTAAGATGGTGAAGTATCTGTTGGACAATAGGGCAGACCCCAATATCCAGGATAAGTCTGGCAAGACTGCGCTCATCCATGCTTGCATCAGAAGAGCTGGGGGAGAAGTGGTGTCCTTACTGCTGGAGAATGGAGCAGACCCCAGTCTTGAGGATCGCACTGGGGCTTCAGCCCTGGTCTATGCAATAAATGCGGATGACAAGGATGCACTGAAGCATCTCCTTGATGCCTGCAAAGCAAAAGGTAAGGAAGTGATTATTATAACAACAGACAAATCATCTTCAGGCACAAAAACCACCAAGCAGTATCTCAATGTCCCTCCATCACCCAAAGTGGAAGACAGACAGTCACCACCACTGTGTGCATCTCCTTCTGACATTGAACTGAAGGCTCCTGGTTTGGGTTCTTCACCCAGTGAGAAGGATGATGATTTCTTCATCCTCCAAACAGGACACCAAAATGGCTGTAGTAGTTCTAAGATCCTGAATGAGTCTGGATCACCCACCAGGAAAGTGCCTAGCCTTAAAAGGGCCCGTTTGCCCCAACTGAAGAGGCTCCAGTCTGAACCCTGGGGCTTGATTGCTCCCTCTGTGCTGGCAGCCTCCACACGCCAGGACGAAACCC GCACAAGCACAGACAATGAGGTCATCAGGAGCATCAGTGACATGCCCTTCCCTAGAAGGGGGTCACTCTCCAGAACCAACAGCATTGACAGTAAAGACTCCACTCTCTTCCCCACAGTACAGGAACAAGTTCTGAAGATTCCAGCTTCGGCACCAGCTACCTGGAAAGCAGCTTATGAGAAAGTCCAGGCTCCCCACCCACGCCTGGCCAGGAGAGGAACACTTCCTGTTGACCAAGAGAAGGGTGGGATGTGTCCACCAGGACCATCAGCTCTGAAAGATTCAGCATCTCTCAAGCTGTTGGAAAATGACCTCTATGACTTAGACGTATCGACAGGGGCtgacccacccaactccatgtcCCTTGAGTCAGGTAAAGGACATTTGGACAGAAAGAAGCTCAACAGCTCCCACTTGTCCCTTTTCCATGGCTCTCGGGAGTGCCTGGACACTGTACCCAGCACATCTCCCAGCTCAGTGCGCCGCAGGCCCCCTCATCTTCTAGAAAGAAGAGGTTCAGGAACTCTCTTACTAGACCGCATTGCTCACACGAGGCCTGGCTTTCTTCCCCCTTTAAATGTGAGTTCAAACCCACCTATCCCAGATATCAGAGCCAGTAGCAAACCACCTTCTCCACTTGCTGGTGGCTTAAAGTCTATGCTTCCTGTTGCTCCAAATTCACCAAAGAGAGTTGACTTGAGAAGTAAAAAGAAACTCCTTCGAAGGCATTCTATGCAGATTGAACAGATGAAGCAGCTATCTGACTTTGAAGAAATCATGACCTAG